A part of Dermacentor variabilis isolate Ectoservices chromosome 10, ASM5094787v1, whole genome shotgun sequence genomic DNA contains:
- the LOC142559205 gene encoding gamma-interferon-inducible lysosomal thiol reductase-like, translating into MAPRSRGKGGGVGVAVRSSQLLLWLVVLSAVFVRGRALRGITGRRRVDFSQIPKTARIQVYYESLCPYSIAFITEQLWPTYVRVGYLMDVQLVPFGNAFKEQQQQNPYVNRQFGATQLRCTCDDIYKVHVVAVVGLNCGVLRAKADCISSFVRFSVHNFREQLRSARAERFALGRRQEPEYKYSCQHGPDECFGNVVQSCAASIFNDTILSLAFVTCMSLAEHPNEAGKECARGIARNWNAIQRCANGGKGRALQDEMSERTWNLDPPHHYVPWIVINGVHNDEQQSMAQTDLLQVVCDATPDGRKPPPCFADLEDRRSLQKLSASIEEHAEDAPNGSSQRARPPVVGHSLKEIQD; encoded by the exons ATGGCTCCACGTTCGCGCGGTAAAGGAggcggcgtcggcgtcgccgtgcggTCGTCGCAGCTTCTGCTATGGCTAGTGGTGCTGTCCGCGGTCTTCGTCAGGGGGCGCGCGCTGCGGGGCATCACGGGCCGGCGTCGCGTCGACTTCTCGCAAATTCCCAAGACGGCGCGCATCCAGGTGTACTACGAGTCGCTCTGCCCGTACAGCATCGCGTTCATCACCGAGCAGCTGTGGCCGACGTACGTGCGCGTCGGCTACCTCATGGACGTCCAGCTGGTGCCTTTCGGCAACGCGTTCAaggagcagcagcaacaaaatcCGTACGTGAACCGCCAATTTGGagcaacacagcttcgctgtacctGCGATGACATTTACAAAGTTCATGTTGTAGCTGTTGTCGgattgaattgtggggttttacgtgccaaa GCTGATTGCATATCGAGCTTTGTGCGCTTTAGTGTGCACAATTTCCGCGAGCAATTACG CAGCGCTCGCGCGGAACGCTTCGCCCTGGGCCGCCGCCAGGAGCCCGAGTACAAGTACAGCTGCCAGCACGGGCCCGACGAGTGCTTCGGCAACGTTGTGCAGTCGTGCGCGGCGAGCATCTTCAACGACACCATCCTGTCACTGGCCTTCGTCACCTGCATGTCGCTGGCCGAGCACCCCAACGAGGCGGGTAAGGAGTGCGCCCGGGGCATCGCTCGCAACTGGAACGCCATCCAGCGGTGCGCCAACGGCGGCAAGGGACGCGCGTTGCAG GACGAGATGAGCGAGCGCACGTGGAATCTGGACCCCCCGCACCACTACGTACCCTGGATCGTCATCAACGGCGTGCACAACGACGAACAGCAGTCCATGGCGCAGACAGACCTGCTGCAG GTCGTGTGCGACGCAACTCCGGACGGTCGCAAACCGCCGCCCTGTTTCGCCGACCTGGAAGATCGGCGCTCCCTCCAGAAGCTGTCCGCGTCCATCGAGGAGCACGCCGAGGACGCGCCGAACGGTTCCTCCCAGCGAGCCAGGCCACCCGTCGTCGGACACAGCCTCAAGGAAATCCAAGATTGA